The following coding sequences are from one Sphingomonadaceae bacterium OTU29LAMAA1 window:
- a CDS encoding NADH-quinone oxidoreductase subunit A, translating to MVDLSQYLPILLFLGVALALSSTFVFLPMAVAKLTGTNKPNEQKLSEYECGFPAFEDPRSQFDVRFYLIAILFIIFDLEAAFLYPWAVSVFSIGWTAWISMMIFIGELALGLVYAWKKGALDWE from the coding sequence TTGGTCGATCTGTCCCAATACCTGCCAATCCTGCTGTTCCTGGGTGTCGCCCTGGCGCTGTCGAGCACCTTCGTGTTCCTGCCCATGGCCGTCGCCAAGCTGACCGGCACGAACAAGCCCAACGAACAGAAGCTGTCGGAATATGAATGCGGCTTTCCCGCGTTCGAGGATCCGCGCAGCCAGTTCGATGTGCGATTTTATCTGATTGCCATCCTGTTCATCATCTTCGATCTCGAAGCCGCGTTCCTATATCCTTGGGCGGTCTCGGTTTTCAGCATCGGCTGGACCGCATGGATCTCCATGATGATCTTCATCGGCGAATTGGCCCTCGGCCTCGTCTATGCCTGGAAGAAGGGAGCTTTGGATTGGGAGTAG
- a CDS encoding type II toxin-antitoxin system PemK/MazF family toxin, with translation MEVKHGGIVLVDGPDGAPQRPCVVVQSDLFNATHATITVCPLTSIMGGEALFRVAMSPREHNGLTAECEVQVDRVTSVARDRIAAVIGHASPTRMEQIDQALRRWLML, from the coding sequence GTGGAAGTGAAGCATGGCGGCATCGTGCTGGTCGACGGCCCCGATGGCGCGCCCCAGAGGCCGTGCGTCGTCGTCCAGTCCGACCTGTTCAACGCCACCCATGCGACGATCACCGTTTGTCCGCTGACCAGCATCATGGGCGGCGAGGCGCTGTTCCGTGTCGCGATGTCGCCACGTGAACACAATGGCCTGACTGCAGAATGCGAGGTGCAGGTCGACCGCGTCACCAGCGTTGCGCGCGACCGGATCGCCGCGGTGATCGGCCACGCCAGCCCCACCCGGATGGAGCAGATCGACCAGGCGCTGCGGCGCTGGCTGATGCTCTAA
- the efp gene encoding elongation factor P, which translates to MKISGVDIRPGNIIEYEGGIWRAVKIQHTQPGKGGAYMQVELKNLIDGRKNNVRFRSAESVERVRLDTKDFQFLFRDGEALTFMDKDNYEQITLDAGILGDAAAFLQDGMDVVLELYDERPISVELPSTIEAMIVEADAVVKGQTASSSYKPAILDNGVRVMVPPHIGAGTKIVVDVYEQTYVRRAD; encoded by the coding sequence ATGAAGATCAGCGGCGTGGACATCCGTCCCGGCAACATCATCGAATATGAGGGCGGCATCTGGCGCGCCGTCAAGATCCAGCACACGCAGCCCGGCAAGGGCGGGGCGTACATGCAGGTCGAGCTGAAGAACCTGATCGACGGTCGCAAGAACAACGTCCGCTTCCGCTCCGCCGAAAGCGTCGAGCGGGTCCGCCTCGACACCAAGGACTTCCAGTTCCTGTTCCGCGACGGCGAAGCGCTGACGTTCATGGACAAGGACAATTACGAACAGATCACGCTCGACGCCGGCATCCTCGGGGATGCCGCGGCGTTCCTGCAGGACGGCATGGACGTCGTGCTCGAATTGTACGACGAGCGCCCGATCTCGGTCGAACTGCCGAGCACCATCGAGGCGATGATCGTCGAGGCCGATGCAGTCGTGAAGGGTCAGACCGCCTCGTCCAGCTACAAGCCCGCGATCCTCGACAACGGCGTCCGCGTGATGGTGCCGCCGCATATCGGCGCGGGCACGAAGATCGTCGTCGACGTGTACGAACAGACGTACGTCCGCCGCGCGGATTGA
- a CDS encoding inositol monophosphatase — MPSHSGLFTVIERAARKAGTALRRDFNEVQHLQVSRKGPADFVSIADKRAEQTLYEELSRARPDWGFLMEEGGEVAGDPDKPRFIIDPLDGTSNFLHGIPHFAISIAVEEATPAGKREITTALVYQPLTDESFWAEKGRGAWLTDQRLRVSARRDMSEALIATGIPFLGHGNFVEWSRIFGAIAPEVAGIRRFGAASLDLAWVAAGRFDGYWESGLKPWDVAAGMLLVKEAGGYVTDFRGSDRAMERNEFLAANDGLHVKLHKLVAGALR, encoded by the coding sequence ATGCCCAGCCATTCCGGCCTCTTCACCGTCATCGAACGCGCCGCCCGCAAGGCCGGCACGGCGCTGCGCCGCGACTTCAACGAGGTCCAGCACCTCCAGGTCAGCCGCAAGGGCCCGGCCGACTTCGTGTCGATCGCCGACAAGCGCGCCGAGCAGACGCTGTACGAGGAACTGAGCCGCGCGCGTCCCGACTGGGGCTTCCTGATGGAGGAGGGTGGCGAGGTCGCGGGCGATCCCGACAAACCGCGCTTCATCATCGATCCGCTGGATGGCACGTCCAACTTCCTCCACGGCATCCCGCATTTCGCGATTTCGATCGCGGTCGAGGAGGCGACCCCGGCGGGCAAGCGCGAGATCACGACCGCGCTCGTCTATCAGCCGCTGACCGACGAGAGCTTCTGGGCCGAAAAAGGCCGGGGGGCGTGGCTGACCGACCAGCGTCTGCGCGTGTCGGCCCGCCGGGACATGTCCGAGGCGCTGATCGCCACGGGTATCCCGTTCCTCGGCCACGGCAATTTCGTCGAATGGAGCCGCATTTTCGGTGCGATCGCACCGGAAGTCGCCGGTATTCGCCGTTTCGGCGCGGCATCGCTTGATCTTGCATGGGTCGCGGCAGGGCGTTTCGACGGCTATTGGGAATCGGGCCTCAAACCCTGGGATGTTGCTGCGGGCATGCTGCTCGTGAAAGAGGCGGGCGGCTACGTCACCGACTTCCGCGGCAGCGACCGTGCGATGGAGCGGAACGAGTTCCTCGCTGCGAACGATGGTTTGCACGTCAAGCTGCACAAGCTGGTGGCTGGCGCGCTGCGCTGA
- a CDS encoding MOSC domain-containing protein: MGVLVGIARHAFPKAPMELLKAVDVTLDGGLQGDFRGAVKPGGRGKRQVTMMERVDWDAAMAELGHTIPWQERRVNLLLDGIDIPQVPGIRVAIGSAEFEITVECDPCSRMETIATGLKAALTPDWRGGACTRVRAAGRIAIGDTVTILP; this comes from the coding sequence ATGGGCGTGCTGGTCGGCATCGCCCGGCACGCCTTTCCCAAGGCGCCGATGGAATTGCTCAAGGCCGTCGACGTAACGCTCGACGGCGGCCTGCAGGGCGACTTCCGCGGCGCGGTGAAGCCGGGCGGGCGCGGCAAGCGGCAGGTCACGATGATGGAGCGCGTCGACTGGGACGCGGCGATGGCCGAGCTGGGCCATACGATTCCGTGGCAGGAGCGGCGCGTGAACCTGTTGCTCGACGGGATCGACATCCCGCAGGTGCCGGGTATTCGCGTGGCGATCGGCAGCGCCGAATTCGAGATTACCGTCGAATGCGATCCGTGCAGCCGTATGGAAACGATCGCCACGGGGTTGAAGGCAGCGCTGACCCCCGATTGGCGCGGCGGGGCCTGTACGCGAGTAAGGGCCGCCGGGCGGATCGCGATCGGCGACACGGTGACGATACTCCCCTGA
- the thiE gene encoding thiamine phosphate synthase, which yields MTEDDPLGPLDPAFAEHFRRSDRRPPCQLYLISPLDVTGAFADRLARALDAGPVAAFQFRIKDVDQHAAAALAEPLQRICADREVAFIVNDSIALAKRLGADGVHLGQGDGDPREARDSLGPDVQIGVTCHDSRHLAMEAGEGSADYVAFGAFFPTTTKTVKHQPDLSILSWWASMFELPSVAIGGITPVNAPPLVAAGADFLAVCGAVWGCDEAEAVRAFGEVLGG from the coding sequence ATGACTGAAGACGATCCCCTCGGCCCGCTCGATCCCGCCTTTGCCGAACATTTCCGGCGCAGCGATCGCCGGCCGCCGTGCCAATTGTACCTGATCTCCCCGCTCGACGTGACCGGCGCATTCGCCGACCGGCTGGCGCGGGCGCTCGATGCCGGGCCGGTCGCCGCTTTCCAGTTCCGCATCAAGGACGTGGACCAGCATGCCGCCGCGGCGCTGGCCGAGCCTTTGCAACGGATATGTGCCGACCGGGAGGTCGCGTTCATCGTCAACGACAGTATCGCGCTCGCCAAGCGGCTCGGCGCGGATGGCGTACATCTGGGTCAGGGCGACGGCGATCCGCGCGAGGCGCGCGATAGTCTGGGGCCGGACGTGCAGATCGGCGTGACCTGTCACGACAGCCGTCATCTGGCGATGGAGGCAGGCGAGGGGAGCGCGGATTATGTGGCGTTCGGAGCGTTCTTCCCGACGACGACCAAGACCGTGAAACACCAGCCCGACCTCTCGATCCTGTCGTGGTGGGCATCGATGTTCGAACTGCCCAGCGTCGCGATCGGCGGGATCACGCCGGTCAACGCGCCGCCGCTGGTGGCCGCGGGCGCCGACTTCCTCGCAGTCTGTGGTGCAGTATGGGGCTGCGATGAAGCGGAGGCAGTGAGGGCCTTCGGTGAAGTATTGGGCGGGTGA
- a CDS encoding cell division protein ZapA, whose translation MANVTLDLGGRPHTVACRDGEEARLQQLGRMLEDRWPTALRAAGGVPGERAMLFVALMLADALDDIQQRPPEGAVVSEPALARIADRLEALANALEHAPPAA comes from the coding sequence ATGGCCAACGTCACGCTCGATCTCGGCGGTCGTCCGCACACGGTCGCCTGCCGCGACGGCGAAGAAGCGCGGCTGCAACAGCTCGGCCGCATGCTGGAGGATCGCTGGCCTACGGCATTGCGCGCGGCGGGCGGCGTTCCGGGTGAACGGGCCATGCTGTTCGTGGCGCTGATGCTGGCGGACGCACTCGACGATATCCAGCAACGGCCGCCCGAGGGCGCTGTCGTCAGCGAACCGGCACTGGCCCGTATCGCCGATCGCCTCGAAGCGCTGGCGAATGCGCTGGAGCACGCACCGCCGGCGGCATGA
- the gap gene encoding type I glyceraldehyde-3-phosphate dehydrogenase, producing the protein MTVKVAINGFGRIGRLVARAIIERNSSELELVAINDLADAKSNAWLFSRDSVHGKYPGTVTAEGNDLVIDGKRIRVTAERDPANLPHKELGVDLVLECTGFFTDNVACQKHIDAGAKKVLISAPGKGVDLTVVYGVNHDKLTADHTIVSNASCTTNCLAPVAKVLNDAIGIERGLMTTVHAYTNDQKILDQIHPDLRRARAAAMSMIPTTTGAARAVGEVLPELKGKLDGSAIRVPVPDVSLIDLTFTPKRDTTRDEVNAILKAAAESGPLKGVLVFSDEPLVSIDLMHTPQSSTVDSLETAVLDGKLVRVVSWYDNEWGFSNRMVDTATVMASFL; encoded by the coding sequence ATGACGGTGAAGGTTGCGATCAACGGCTTCGGACGCATCGGCCGCCTGGTGGCGCGCGCGATCATCGAGCGCAATTCCAGCGAACTCGAGCTGGTCGCGATCAACGACCTTGCCGACGCCAAGTCGAACGCCTGGCTCTTCAGCCGCGACAGCGTCCACGGCAAATATCCCGGCACCGTCACCGCGGAGGGCAACGATCTCGTCATCGATGGCAAGCGCATCCGCGTCACCGCAGAGCGCGATCCCGCCAATTTGCCGCACAAGGAACTGGGCGTCGATCTGGTGCTGGAATGCACCGGCTTCTTCACCGACAACGTCGCCTGCCAGAAGCACATCGATGCCGGCGCCAAGAAGGTGCTGATCTCGGCACCCGGCAAGGGCGTCGACCTGACCGTCGTCTATGGCGTCAACCACGACAAGCTGACCGCCGATCACACGATCGTGTCGAACGCATCGTGCACGACGAACTGCCTCGCGCCCGTCGCCAAGGTGTTGAACGATGCGATCGGTATCGAACGCGGCCTGATGACCACGGTCCACGCCTATACCAACGATCAGAAGATCCTCGACCAGATCCATCCGGACCTGCGCCGCGCCCGTGCCGCCGCGATGTCGATGATCCCGACCACCACCGGTGCCGCCCGTGCGGTCGGCGAAGTCCTGCCCGAACTGAAAGGCAAGCTGGACGGTTCGGCGATCCGCGTGCCGGTGCCGGACGTCAGCCTGATCGACCTGACCTTCACGCCCAAGCGCGACACGACGCGTGACGAGGTCAACGCCATCCTGAAGGCCGCGGCCGAGAGCGGCCCGCTGAAGGGCGTGCTGGTGTTTTCGGACGAGCCGCTCGTCTCGATCGATCTGATGCATACCCCGCAGTCGTCGACGGTCGACAGCCTGGAGACCGCGGTGCTCGACGGCAAGCTGGTGCGCGTCGTCAGCTGGTACGACAACGAATGGGGCTTTTCGAACCGCATGGTCGATACCGCGACCGTGATGGCGAGCTTCCTCTAA
- a CDS encoding M23 family metallopeptidase, with product MTRLGWAILIGMMLVIAAFLSMTSFGTASRQPVGPRAESIAPLPADDAGILTIPVAGVTRAALVDSWNDPRGGGTRGHHGTDILAPGGTPVLAAASGTVEKLFQSNLGGTTVYIRSADRLWIYYYAHLAGYVPGLREGQKVSIGQQIAFVGDTGDAGPGNYHLHFGMQRMRPQQRWYEGEDVNPDPMLAARGSTR from the coding sequence GTGACGCGGCTGGGCTGGGCCATTCTGATCGGCATGATGCTGGTCATTGCCGCATTCCTGTCGATGACCAGCTTTGGCACCGCGTCTCGCCAGCCCGTCGGTCCGCGCGCCGAGAGCATTGCGCCGTTACCTGCGGACGATGCCGGTATACTTACCATCCCCGTCGCCGGTGTGACCCGTGCGGCGCTCGTCGATAGCTGGAACGATCCTCGCGGCGGCGGCACGCGCGGCCATCATGGCACCGACATCCTCGCGCCCGGCGGCACGCCCGTCCTCGCGGCAGCCTCGGGCACGGTCGAAAAGCTGTTCCAGTCGAATCTCGGCGGAACCACCGTCTACATCCGGTCTGCCGATCGGCTCTGGATTTATTATTACGCACATCTCGCCGGTTATGTGCCGGGTCTGCGAGAAGGACAGAAGGTCAGCATCGGTCAGCAGATCGCTTTCGTCGGTGACACCGGAGATGCCGGACCCGGCAACTATCACCTGCATTTCGGGATGCAGCGGATGCGCCCGCAGCAACGCTGGTACGAGGGAGAGGATGTGAATCCCGACCCGATGCTTGCCGCCCGCGGGTCCACGCGATAA
- a CDS encoding TonB-dependent receptor, which produces MTSRFRTRLLNTSLFVGAAMAATPALAQVTPATQETQQTSTDPNTPPPATEGQDIVVTGTLISNPNLVSSSPVSVVSENELTLRNINNVEQVIRELPGAVPGIGAAVNNGNGGFASINLRNLGEQRNLVLIDGDRIVPAASGGTVDLNNIPVALLQRVDVLTGGASTSYGADAVAGVANFITKKNFAGFEASASQQISERGDANYLRADVTIGANFDDGRGNAVLSIGYQEADPLYQGKRDESVFTIGSTNGVASGASPTSVPTGVDFGNGQGQLQLNPGNTALVAAYAPFNFSPYNIFQTPFKRYNMFAQANYEISDNLEVYTRGLFSKNTVQTIIAPSGIFAESLTIPGFNPYLSTTLRDQICTLNNIAIGAACNTNAAIPLPAVYRRTVEVGPRVSEYTTQVFDYKAGLRLRFSDHVKLDVSGSYGENDLNQTQSGYVLRSRVQQALNANNTTTCLVTTNNCVPLNLFGQAGSISSAQAGFLNGQSTIQIKTALSQAKAVLNGDFGTTIPSASEPIAFAAGAEYRKYTYRRIPDAFALSPGELGGAGGAILPFAGSYDVKEAFGEIIAPLVADKPFFYSLTLEGGVRYSQYQVQAANNPSFNATTFKGGATWEPFKELKFRGNYQRAVRAPNIAELFTPSVTALDNLSTDPCAGTAPVGNANLTLACRNQGAPASSIGLILTPASGQVNVTGGGNPNIRPETANTYTLGVLIQPRGLVPGLSVGLDYFNIKVENAITSATPNDILANCFGATPGSITAAQAASAACTSIRRSTTNGRLSGSTATVAGLPQPLTNNGRLATDGIDLTANYAHDFGDFGLDVGFQGTWTAHRYFRASETAYNRDCIGYYSVNCASIQPEYQWNQRTSLSFGPGTLSLLWRHIGAVQYEGQATDFAARGFTAANRNLFNGTVTGPSPVAGKAYNFNRIGAYNYFDLSAQFEVNENLTLTFSGRNIGDKKPPIVGSSAGATAFNSGNTYPSTYDVVGRNYSVSGKLRF; this is translated from the coding sequence ATGACGTCACGTTTTCGTACGCGCCTGCTGAACACGAGCCTGTTCGTCGGCGCCGCAATGGCTGCAACCCCCGCCCTGGCGCAGGTCACTCCCGCGACGCAGGAGACGCAGCAGACGTCGACCGATCCCAATACGCCCCCGCCGGCCACCGAAGGCCAGGACATCGTCGTTACGGGCACGCTGATCAGCAACCCGAACCTCGTCTCGTCGAGCCCCGTCAGCGTGGTGTCCGAGAACGAACTGACGCTGCGTAACATCAACAACGTCGAGCAGGTCATCCGCGAACTGCCCGGCGCCGTTCCCGGAATCGGTGCCGCCGTGAACAACGGCAACGGCGGCTTCGCGAGCATCAACCTTCGCAATCTCGGCGAGCAGCGCAATCTGGTGCTGATCGACGGTGATCGCATCGTCCCAGCGGCATCCGGCGGCACGGTCGATCTCAACAACATCCCTGTCGCACTGTTGCAGCGCGTCGACGTGCTGACCGGCGGTGCATCGACCAGCTACGGTGCCGATGCGGTCGCGGGTGTCGCCAACTTCATCACCAAGAAGAATTTTGCCGGTTTCGAGGCTTCGGCGAGCCAGCAGATCAGCGAGCGCGGCGACGCGAACTATCTGCGCGCCGACGTGACGATCGGTGCCAATTTCGACGACGGTCGCGGTAACGCAGTGCTGAGCATCGGCTATCAGGAAGCCGACCCGCTGTATCAGGGCAAGCGCGACGAATCGGTCTTCACGATCGGCTCGACCAACGGCGTCGCTTCCGGTGCGTCGCCGACGTCGGTGCCGACCGGCGTCGATTTCGGCAATGGCCAGGGCCAGCTGCAGCTGAACCCCGGCAACACGGCGCTCGTCGCGGCCTATGCGCCTTTCAACTTCAGCCCGTACAATATCTTCCAGACGCCGTTCAAGCGCTACAATATGTTCGCTCAGGCGAATTATGAGATTTCGGACAATCTGGAAGTCTACACGCGCGGTCTGTTCTCCAAGAACACTGTCCAGACGATCATTGCGCCGTCGGGCATCTTCGCCGAATCGCTGACGATCCCGGGCTTCAACCCATATCTGTCGACGACCCTGCGCGACCAGATCTGCACGCTCAACAACATCGCGATCGGCGCGGCCTGCAACACCAACGCCGCGATCCCGCTGCCGGCGGTGTACCGTCGTACGGTTGAAGTCGGCCCGCGTGTCTCCGAATACACCACGCAGGTCTTCGACTATAAGGCCGGCTTGCGGCTCCGCTTCTCCGATCATGTGAAGCTGGACGTATCGGGCAGCTATGGCGAAAACGACCTCAACCAGACCCAGTCCGGCTACGTCCTGCGGTCGCGCGTGCAGCAGGCGCTGAACGCCAACAACACGACCACCTGCCTCGTGACGACGAACAACTGCGTTCCGCTCAACCTGTTCGGCCAGGCCGGCTCGATTTCGTCCGCACAGGCCGGCTTCCTGAACGGCCAGAGCACGATCCAGATCAAGACGGCGCTTTCCCAGGCGAAGGCCGTCCTGAACGGCGACTTCGGCACGACGATCCCGAGCGCGAGCGAGCCGATCGCATTCGCCGCGGGTGCGGAATATCGCAAGTATACCTACCGCCGCATTCCGGATGCCTTTGCGCTGTCGCCGGGCGAGCTTGGTGGTGCCGGTGGTGCGATCCTGCCGTTCGCAGGCAGCTACGACGTGAAGGAAGCCTTCGGCGAAATCATCGCGCCGCTGGTCGCCGACAAGCCGTTCTTCTACTCGCTGACCCTCGAAGGCGGCGTCCGCTATTCGCAGTATCAGGTTCAGGCGGCGAACAACCCGAGCTTCAACGCCACCACCTTCAAGGGTGGCGCGACGTGGGAGCCGTTCAAGGAGCTGAAGTTCCGCGGCAACTACCAGCGTGCGGTACGTGCGCCGAACATCGCGGAACTGTTCACGCCCTCGGTGACGGCACTCGACAACCTGTCCACTGATCCGTGCGCGGGTACGGCACCGGTCGGCAATGCGAACCTGACGCTCGCCTGCCGCAATCAGGGCGCGCCGGCTTCGTCGATCGGTCTCATCCTGACGCCGGCTTCCGGTCAGGTGAACGTGACGGGTGGTGGCAATCCCAACATCCGGCCGGAAACCGCCAACACCTACACCCTCGGCGTCCTCATCCAGCCGCGTGGTCTGGTGCCGGGGCTGAGTGTCGGGCTCGATTACTTCAACATCAAGGTGGAGAACGCGATCACGTCGGCGACGCCGAACGATATCCTCGCCAACTGCTTCGGCGCGACGCCGGGTTCGATCACCGCGGCGCAGGCTGCATCGGCGGCCTGCACCTCGATCCGTCGTAGCACCACGAACGGTCGTCTCAGCGGTTCGACCGCCACGGTGGCCGGCCTGCCGCAGCCGCTCACCAACAACGGCCGCCTGGCGACCGACGGTATCGACCTGACCGCCAACTATGCGCACGACTTCGGCGACTTCGGTCTTGACGTCGGCTTCCAGGGCACCTGGACCGCGCATCGTTACTTCCGTGCGTCGGAGACGGCCTACAACCGCGACTGCATCGGCTATTACAGCGTCAACTGCGCGTCGATCCAGCCGGAATACCAGTGGAACCAGCGTACCAGCCTGTCCTTCGGGCCCGGCACGTTGTCGCTGCTGTGGCGTCACATCGGTGCGGTCCAGTACGAGGGTCAGGCAACGGACTTCGCGGCACGCGGCTTCACCGCTGCTAACCGCAACCTGTTCAACGGAACCGTCACCGGACCCAGCCCGGTTGCGGGCAAGGCCTATAACTTCAACCGTATCGGCGCGTACAATTACTTCGACTTGTCTGCGCAGTTCGAGGTCAACGAGAACCTGACGCTCACCTTCTCGGGTCGCAACATCGGCGACAAGAAGCCTCCGATCGTCGGCTCGTCGGCCGGTGCCACCGCTTTCAACAGCGGCAACACCTATCCGTCGACCTATGACGTCGTCGGTCGCAACTACAGCGTATCGGGTAAGCTGCGCTTCTAG
- a CDS encoding phosphoglycerate kinase, which produces MTKPFKTLDDMGEINGKRVLVREDLNVPMVDGAVTDDTRLRATLPTVTELADRGAIVLILAHFGRPKGVPSADMSLSMLARPYAHVLGREVRYIDWEGAEDAVATLQPGDIAILENTRFFGGEEKNDPAVVARFAKLGDLYVNDAFSAAHRAHASTEGLARVLPAFAGRAMEAELDALEQALGKPEHPVAAVVGGAKVSTKLDVLKHLVTRVDHLIIGGGMANTFLAARGVNVGKSLCEHDLTGTADEILEAADKANCTVHLPYDVVVAKEFRANPPVRTVNVHEVAEDEMILDVGPSAVEALGDVLKNCRTLVWNGPMGAFETPPFDIATVSLARTAAALTQDGSLVSVAGGGDTVAALNQAGVADRFTFVSTAGGAFLEWMEGKDLPGVAALMG; this is translated from the coding sequence GTGACCAAGCCCTTCAAGACGCTCGACGATATGGGTGAGATCAACGGCAAGCGGGTGCTGGTCCGCGAGGATCTGAACGTGCCGATGGTGGACGGGGCGGTCACCGACGACACAAGGCTGCGCGCCACGCTGCCGACCGTCACCGAACTCGCCGATCGCGGCGCGATCGTGCTAATCCTCGCGCATTTCGGTCGACCGAAGGGCGTGCCGAGCGCGGACATGTCGCTGTCGATGCTCGCAAGACCCTATGCCCACGTGCTCGGCCGCGAGGTCCGCTACATCGACTGGGAAGGCGCCGAGGACGCGGTCGCCACGTTGCAGCCCGGCGATATCGCGATCCTCGAGAACACGCGTTTCTTCGGCGGCGAGGAAAAGAACGATCCTGCGGTGGTCGCACGCTTCGCCAAACTGGGCGATCTGTACGTCAACGACGCCTTCTCCGCCGCCCACCGTGCCCATGCCTCGACCGAGGGGCTGGCCAGGGTATTGCCCGCCTTCGCCGGCCGCGCGATGGAGGCCGAACTCGACGCACTGGAGCAGGCGCTCGGCAAGCCGGAGCATCCGGTCGCGGCGGTGGTGGGCGGCGCGAAGGTGTCGACCAAGCTCGACGTGCTCAAGCATCTCGTCACGCGCGTCGACCACCTCATCATCGGCGGCGGCATGGCCAATACCTTTCTTGCCGCGCGCGGGGTGAACGTCGGCAAGTCGCTATGCGAGCACGACCTTACCGGTACGGCGGACGAGATCCTGGAGGCGGCCGACAAGGCGAACTGCACCGTCCATCTGCCCTACGACGTGGTGGTGGCGAAGGAATTCCGCGCCAACCCGCCGGTCCGCACCGTCAACGTGCACGAAGTCGCCGAGGACGAGATGATCCTCGATGTCGGTCCTAGCGCCGTCGAGGCATTGGGGGACGTGCTCAAGAACTGCCGCACGCTCGTCTGGAACGGCCCGATGGGTGCGTTCGAAACGCCGCCGTTCGACATCGCGACGGTCAGCCTCGCCCGGACGGCGGCGGCGCTGACACAGGACGGCAGCCTCGTTTCGGTCGCGGGCGGCGGCGATACCGTTGCGGCGCTGAACCAGGCCGGCGTGGCGGATCGCTTCACCTTCGTATCCACGGCCGGCGGTGCGTTCCTCGAATGGATGGAGGGCAAAGACTTGCCTGGCGTCGCCGCACTGATGGGCTGA
- a CDS encoding ribbon-helix-helix domain-containing protein, with product MLGVRLDTELEERLAAVARTQGRSKSDIAREAVRRYVDLHDEAYRREARRQSTRASGRESADDSVFWQDAAAWK from the coding sequence ATGCTCGGAGTGCGTCTCGACACAGAGTTGGAAGAGCGACTTGCCGCGGTTGCGCGTACGCAGGGCCGCAGTAAGAGCGATATCGCGCGCGAGGCGGTGCGCCGCTATGTCGACCTGCATGACGAGGCATATCGGCGCGAAGCGCGGCGGCAGTCGACGCGCGCCTCCGGACGCGAATCCGCCGACGACAGCGTTTTTTGGCAGGACGCCGCCGCGTGGAAGTGA
- a CDS encoding class I fructose-bisphosphate aldolase yields the protein MTTVTPAVKAILDKYEATSPAVKGNLARILMQGKLGGTGKLVILPVDQGFEHGPARSFAVNPPAYDPHYHYQIAVDAGLSAYAAPLGPLEAGADTFAGQIPTILKVNSSNSWATSIDQAVTASVGDALRLGCAAIGFTIYPGSDGIFEQMEEIRELSEEARSVGIATVIWSYPRGGKLSKDGELALDVGAYAAHMAALLGAHIIKVKLPTAHIEQAEAKKAYEGTDWSNQADRVKHVVQSSFAGRRIVVFSGGAAKGNDAVYQDARDILAGGGNGSIIGRNTFQRSREDALAMLEKIIAIYKGEAA from the coding sequence ATGACGACCGTCACACCCGCCGTAAAAGCCATCCTCGACAAGTACGAAGCCACCAGCCCCGCGGTAAAGGGCAACCTCGCCCGCATCCTGATGCAGGGCAAGCTTGGCGGCACCGGCAAGCTCGTCATCCTGCCGGTAGACCAAGGCTTCGAGCACGGCCCGGCACGCTCGTTCGCAGTCAATCCCCCCGCCTACGATCCGCACTATCACTATCAGATCGCGGTCGACGCCGGCCTGTCGGCCTATGCCGCGCCGCTCGGTCCGCTCGAAGCGGGGGCGGACACGTTCGCCGGCCAGATCCCGACGATCCTCAAGGTCAACAGCTCGAACAGCTGGGCGACAAGCATCGATCAGGCGGTGACCGCCAGCGTCGGCGACGCCCTGCGCCTCGGCTGCGCGGCGATCGGCTTCACCATCTATCCGGGTTCGGACGGCATTTTCGAACAGATGGAAGAGATTCGCGAACTGTCCGAAGAAGCGAGATCGGTCGGCATCGCCACCGTCATCTGGAGCTATCCGCGCGGTGGCAAGCTGTCGAAGGACGGCGAACTGGCACTCGACGTCGGCGCCTATGCCGCACACATGGCGGCGCTGCTCGGCGCGCACATCATCAAGGTGAAGCTGCCGACCGCGCACATCGAACAGGCCGAAGCCAAGAAGGCCTATGAGGGCACCGACTGGTCGAACCAGGCGGATCGCGTCAAGCACGTCGTCCAGTCGAGCTTCGCCGGCCGTCGCATCGTCGTTTTCTCGGGTGGCGCGGCCAAGGGCAACGATGCGGTCTATCAGGATGCGCGCGACATCCTGGCCGGTGGCGGCAACGGCTCGATCATCGGCCGCAACACCTTCCAGCGCAGCCGCGAGGATGCGCTCGCGATGCTCGAGAAGATCATCGCGATCTACAAGGGTGAAGCGGCCTGA